The BD1-7 clade bacterium genomic interval ATTTATTTGGTAAATGGCATCAAGCTGCAGGGGCAAATAGAATCTTTTGACCAGTTTGTTGTTCTGTTAAAGAACACGGTCAGTCAAATGGTTTATAAACATGCAATCAGCACGGTCGTTCCGTCGCGTCCGATTCGCATGCCAGCGCCTGAGCAAGGTGCTGACGAGTAAGTTCTCTGTAACTTGCAGGCATCTCGAGGGCTGATTTCTTTGCAATACCGAGTTTTGTAAAGAGGCAGCACTCAGATGTTTTAGTTCGTCTGACCATCCGCTATTTTGCTTCAAACAATGCCTCATTGTTGAAAGCTTACTATGCGTTATTATGTGTAGTGCTCTTCTTAGATAGTCTCCGTAAACGCACTTGTAGGTGTGGGGCGAGGCTCGGAATTTTTTCGTTTCAATCCTTTGATTATTAGCTGTTGTTGAATTGACAGGGCTTCCTTAGGTCGGTCTTTGCTACCTTCACGAAATCGGGCGTTTGTCTGGATAATCAAATCACATTGTTTTCGGGTACAATACAGCCGTTGTTGTGTCATATTCCTAGGACGTTGATAAATTGATGTTGCTGAAATCTCAGTCAACAAACCTGATCGTTTTTATTTTCGGAGAATTGATTGTTTTTTGAACGCGCCGAAGGCGGAGAACAGGCGGTACTTGTGCATGTGGACTTTTTTTCCCAACAAGACCGCGAAGACGTAGACGAATTCATCGACCTTGCGACATCGGCCGGAGTGACAATTCGCCATTTGTTGCGTGGCTCACGTAATGCCCCTAACCCTAAATCTTTTATCGGTAGCGGTAAGCTGGAAGAGCTGCAAGCCGTTGTTCAGGCGGAAGAAGCTAACGTGGTGCTGTTTAATCACACTCTTAGCCCAAGCCAGCAGCGGAATCTTGAAGCGCAGCTTGAGTGCCGTGTTATTGATCGAACTGGATTGATTCTCGATATTTTTGCACAGCGCGCGCGTACTCATGAAGGCCAGCTGCAGGTTGAGCTGGCCCAATTGCAATATGTGTCAACGCGCCTTGTTCGTGGTTGGACACACCTGGAGCGCCAGAAAGGCGGAATAGGTTTACGTGGGCCAGGTGAAACCCAACTAGAGACTGACCGTCGATTGATCCGTGATCGTATTAAGAGTATTCAGCGGCGTCTCGACAAGGTCAAAAAGCAGCGTGATCAAGGGCGGCGCAGTCGCAACCGCGCTGAAGTGCCCACGGTAGCGATCGTCGGTTACACCAACGCCGGAAAATCGACACTGTTTAATCATATCACTGACGCTGACGTTTACGCGGCAGATCAGTTGTTCGCAACACTCGATCCGACATTGCGACGCATCGAGTTGCCTGGTATTGGCCCTGTCGTATTAGCCGATACAGTAGGGTTTATTCGCCATCTTCCTCACCGCCTGGTGGATGCATTTAAAGCAACGTTGGAAGAAACAGTTGAAGCTGACTTGCTGGTGCATGTTGTGGATAGTGCCGCAGAGGAGCGATTAGACAATATTGATCAGGTTAATGAAGTGTTACGCGAGATTGGCGCGGACGAAAAGCCGCAGCTAATGGTTTACAACAAGATTGATCTGTTAGGCAATGTGGAGCCTAAAATAGATACGGATGCCGACGGCGTAGCTCAACGAGTGTGGGTATCTGCACGTCAAGGCTCTGGAATCGGGCAGTTGTTGGATGCACTTGCAAGTCGGTTGGCAACGGGTGTCTGGCGTGGACAGGTATCTCTACCGCCAAATTTTGGGCAGTTACGCGCGCAGTTGTTTGCGTTACATGCGATAGAAACGGAGTCTTGGGATGATCAGGGTAATCAGTTGCTGGACGTATGTATTTCTGCGGCTGACATTAGACGATTAGAAAAACAAATGGTATTTGATTGGCAGGCATTGGTGGTCTGAAACCGCCAGTGATAGCCGGGCTGCCGGTGGTCTGCTTGCTATCGTGACAATCTGAAAAGAATCGTGTGAAATACATGCTCTTATCGGGTTATCTGTTAGAATCAAGCGTATTTATTCACTATCTGCGTGACTTCGGTTGCTAGGCAGCGAGTTTTTTCGGGCAAATTACAGGGATATTCTGTGTCGTTGCCTTGGGGCTTTAACGAGTCACTTCGAGATACTTGCAAGGCCGCTGTTACGGGGTAGATCGACAATAACAAACATATGCGGCGGTTACTGCACGCTGCGTATCAGTGTATTCATGTTTAGACGTGCTTAGACTTGGATAGAGGAGAAGCCAATGGCCTGGAATGAGCCGGGTGGCAATAAGAATAACGACCCCTGGGGCGGTGGCGATCAGGGCCCACCGGACTTGGATGAGGCGTTCCGCAAATTCAAAGATAAGTTTGGTGGCGGAAAGGGCTCAGATGGTAAGGGCGGCGGCGGCAAAAGCGGCGGCGATGTTCCGGAAATCGGTCTTGGTCTTGTTGGCGTCATTTTTGTAGTGTTGATTCTAATTTGGGCGGCGTTCGGTGTTTACCAAGTTGACCAACAGGAAAATGCTGTTGTACTGCGTTTTGGTAAATACCACGACATCATGACGCCGGGTCTGCACTGGAATCCGCCGTTGGTTGATACAGTTCAGAAGGTTAATATGACGCGTGTTCGCTCCTCGGCTCATGACGGCATGATGTTGACCGAAGACGATAATATTGTTGAAATCGATATGTCAGTACAGTGGACGGTGAAAGACCCCCGTGATTTTTGGTTGAATGTACGTTCGCCAGAGGTGTCGTTGGATCATGCTGCCGAAAGTGCGCTGCGCCATGCAGTAGGTGGTTCAGAGTTGCATCAGGTATTAACAGAGGGTCGTGATGCCATTGCGCAGGAAGTTCAAGAGCGCTTGCAAACCTACCTAGATGACTACGGTACGGGCATTTTGGTCGGCAAAGTGAACATTGATGATGCTCAGCCACCAGAGCAAGTTCAGGCTGCATTTGACGATGTTATTCGAGCTAAAGAAGATGAATCGCGTGTGAAAAACCAAGCCGAAACCTACCGTAACGGGATTATTCCAGAAGCGCGCGGTTTAGCGATTCGGGCGTTGGAAGAAGCAGCTGGTTATGAAGTGCAGGTAGTTGCCGAATCAACAGGTGAGGCGCAACGTTTTACAGCACTATTGGGTGAGTACGAGAAAGCACCGGGTGTTACACGTGAGCGTTTGTATTTAGATACCATGCAACGTGTCATGACCAATAGCTCGAAAGTGATGGTGGATACCGATGCAGGTAGCCTCATGTACTTGCCATTGGACAAACTCACTGATGGTGGGCGCAACATCAATATCGATGAAAATATACAGTCGACGTTTAAAGAAATTAAGTCGCGCAACGGGGCGGGTTCAGCGTCGCGTTCTAGCGGTCGCACATCCACACGCAGGGAGGGCAGATAATGCAAGGTAAAGTATTCGCGTTACTCGCTCTGTTGCTGGTTGTTGTTATTGGTGTCGCCAGCTCGGTCTATGTGGTTAGTGAACAAGAACGTGCGGTGAAGCTGCGGTTTGGTGAAGTGGTTGAGGCAGATGTCCCCCCGGGCCTTCACTTTAAAATCCCGTTCGTAAACCATGTGCGTAAATTTGATGGTCGATTGCTGACACTGAATGCACGCCCGGAGCGTTTTTTGACGATTGAGAAAAAGTCACTCATCGTCGACTCGTATGCCAAGTGGCGTGTTGCCAATGTAGAGAAGTACTACACGGCCACCAGTGGTGAAGAATTACGTGCCCATGCGTTGCTTGCGCAACGAATTAATGCAGGTTTGCGTGATAAATTCGGTGCCTTGGATATGCACGAAGTGGTTTCAGGTAAGCGTGATGAGCTGATGCAATCATTGACGGAATCGATTGATAAAGTCGCGCGTAAGCAATTTGGTATCGAAGTTGTGGATATCCGAGTCAAACAAGTCGATTTGCCGACAGATGTTCGTCAATCTGTATTCGATCGAATGAATACGGAACGTGAGCGTGAAGCGCGTGAGTATCGTTCTCGTGGCCAAGAGCTGGCTGAAGGTATTCGTGCGGCAGCTGATCGTGAAAAAGTAGAGATCGGCTCTGAAGCTTATCGGGACGCTGAGGCAATCCGCGGGCGTGGCGATGCGAAAGCAGCGCAAATCTATGCGCAAGCATACAGCAAAGATGCCGACTTTTATGCGTTCTGGCGCAGCTTGAAAGCCTATGAACAAGCTTTCGCGAGCAAGTCTGATCTACTGCTTCTGAAGCCGGATAGTGATTTCTTCCGTTTCATGAATGAAAAGGACGGCAAGTAAAAGCTGCTCGAAACACAAACAAAAAATTGGTAATATTGTCAAAGCCGGGGTTAATCTCCCGGCTTTTTTGTGTTTTCAGAGAACCCTTGCTGTTTTGTATCGGTTTTGTATCGGTGTGTTTGCGCCGTAACAAAGTGTATTGAGATAGTAAATTGCAGGATAACTCTTTGCTGGCAAGGCATGTATCATGTGGCACACACTATTGGTGGCCTTTGCATTGATGATAGTAATGGAAGGAATATTGCCGGCAATAGCCCCCGCGGCTTGGCGCCGTGCGGTAGCAAATTTGATCAAAATGGACGATCGCACACTCAGAATGATGGGCTTGGGCAGTATGCTGACCGGAGCCGGTCTTTTGTATTTTCTCAGCTAAGTAAAACGAGAAAGAGACGACGCAATGGCGAAGGTAAATCGCTGGTTATTGCCTGAAGGTGTGGAAGAAATTCTTCCGCGTCAGGCGTGGCAAATCGAACAATTTAGACGACGGGTGTTAGACCTGTATCGTAGCTGGGGTTACGAACTAGTAATCCCGCCAATGATCGAATACAGCGAATCGCTGTTAATCGGCATGGGTAGCGATATGGATTTGCAAAGTTTTAAGCTGGTCGACCAGATGTCTGGTCGTACGCTGGCGATCCGTGCAGATATTACCCCGCAAACGGCGCGCATCGACGCGCATAGCTGGAAGCAAGACGGTCCGACACGTCTTTGTTATACCGGGACTGTTTTGCATACTAAACCCAAATCACAACTTGCTTCACGTACGCCGATTGAAGTGGGTGCCGAATTATTTGGTGATGCCGACGTGCATAGTGATTGTGAAATTATTAGTCTGATGCTGGCAACGATTGATGCTGCGGGCGTGGACAAAGTGCATCTGGATCTTGGCCATGTGGGCATTTATCGCGAGTTGGTGCGAGATGCCGGTTTGGATGAGGCTGCGCAGGCACAGTTATTTGATGCCTTTGATCGCAAAGCCCAGACAGAAGTTGATGTGATATGCGCCGCTGCCGATAATGCCGCCGCTGCAAATATGATCAAAGCACTGATCAAACTTAACGGTGATGCCGGAGTTATTGCCGAGGCACGTACGGTATTGGCAGATGCGCCAGCTGCAGTTACTGAAGCGTTTGATACGCTGCAGTTCATTGTTGATTATCTTCAAGCCAGTCATCCACATACTCCAATTTATATCGATCTGGCAGAATTGCGCGGATATCAATACCATACGGGCTTGGTTTATGCGGCCTATATCGATGGTGTTGGTCACTCTGTGGCGAATGGCGGTCGATATGATGGCATCGGTCGGCTGTTTGGTCGTGAACGTCCGGCAACGGGCTTTTCTGCGAATGTGAATGCGCTGTTGCCTCAAATCGCTACTGGCGATCTTGCGGGCCTTATTTTGGCGCCGTCGCTGGATCAGGTCGATGAAGAATTACTCACCACTGTTGCAGCTCTTCGTGAGCGTGGTGAGCGGGTTGTACATGCATCATCTGATGCGAGTAAACCTGCGAACTGCAACCAAGCCTTGGTGAAAGAAAACGGTAGCTGGCATATCAAGGCCCTGTGAATCCCAACCTGTGTCACTACCTCAAGAGAGAAAGATTGATGGGTAAAAATGTTGTTGTTCTAGGCACCCAGTGGGGCGATGAAGGTAAAGGCAAGATTGTCGACCTGCTAACCGAACAAGCGAGCTTGGTAAGTCGCTACCAGGGTGGTCACAACGCTGGTCATACACTGGTTATTGATGGCGAAAAAACCGTATTGCACCTGATTCCTTCCGGCATCCTACGCGAAGGTGTTACCTGCATGATTGGTAACGGTGTTGTTTTGGCACCCGATGCATTGTTGAAGGAAGTCGCTGGTTTAGAAGATCGTGGAGTGCCTGTCGCTAAACGTTTGCGTATTAGCCCGTCTTGCCCATTGATTTTGTCAGTGCATGTGGCTTTGGATCAGGCGCGTGAAAAAGCGCGT includes:
- the hfq gene encoding RNA-binding protein Hfq, giving the protein MSKGQSLQDPYLNILRKERVPVSIYLVNGIKLQGQIESFDQFVVLLKNTVSQMVYKHAISTVVPSRPIRMPAPEQGADE
- the hflX gene encoding GTPase HflX; the protein is MFFERAEGGEQAVLVHVDFFSQQDREDVDEFIDLATSAGVTIRHLLRGSRNAPNPKSFIGSGKLEELQAVVQAEEANVVLFNHTLSPSQQRNLEAQLECRVIDRTGLILDIFAQRARTHEGQLQVELAQLQYVSTRLVRGWTHLERQKGGIGLRGPGETQLETDRRLIRDRIKSIQRRLDKVKKQRDQGRRSRNRAEVPTVAIVGYTNAGKSTLFNHITDADVYAADQLFATLDPTLRRIELPGIGPVVLADTVGFIRHLPHRLVDAFKATLEETVEADLLVHVVDSAAEERLDNIDQVNEVLREIGADEKPQLMVYNKIDLLGNVEPKIDTDADGVAQRVWVSARQGSGIGQLLDALASRLATGVWRGQVSLPPNFGQLRAQLFALHAIETESWDDQGNQLLDVCISAADIRRLEKQMVFDWQALVV
- the hflK gene encoding Modulator of FtsH protease HflK, giving the protein MAWNEPGGNKNNDPWGGGDQGPPDLDEAFRKFKDKFGGGKGSDGKGGGGKSGGDVPEIGLGLVGVIFVVLILIWAAFGVYQVDQQENAVVLRFGKYHDIMTPGLHWNPPLVDTVQKVNMTRVRSSAHDGMMLTEDDNIVEIDMSVQWTVKDPRDFWLNVRSPEVSLDHAAESALRHAVGGSELHQVLTEGRDAIAQEVQERLQTYLDDYGTGILVGKVNIDDAQPPEQVQAAFDDVIRAKEDESRVKNQAETYRNGIIPEARGLAIRALEEAAGYEVQVVAESTGEAQRFTALLGEYEKAPGVTRERLYLDTMQRVMTNSSKVMVDTDAGSLMYLPLDKLTDGGRNINIDENIQSTFKEIKSRNGAGSASRSSGRTSTRREGR
- the hflC gene encoding Modulator of FtsH protease HflC; protein product: MQGKVFALLALLLVVVIGVASSVYVVSEQERAVKLRFGEVVEADVPPGLHFKIPFVNHVRKFDGRLLTLNARPERFLTIEKKSLIVDSYAKWRVANVEKYYTATSGEELRAHALLAQRINAGLRDKFGALDMHEVVSGKRDELMQSLTESIDKVARKQFGIEVVDIRVKQVDLPTDVRQSVFDRMNTEREREAREYRSRGQELAEGIRAAADREKVEIGSEAYRDAEAIRGRGDAKAAQIYAQAYSKDADFYAFWRSLKAYEQAFASKSDLLLLKPDSDFFRFMNEKDGK
- the hisZ gene encoding ATP phosphoribosyltransferase regulatory subunit, with translation MAKVNRWLLPEGVEEILPRQAWQIEQFRRRVLDLYRSWGYELVIPPMIEYSESLLIGMGSDMDLQSFKLVDQMSGRTLAIRADITPQTARIDAHSWKQDGPTRLCYTGTVLHTKPKSQLASRTPIEVGAELFGDADVHSDCEIISLMLATIDAAGVDKVHLDLGHVGIYRELVRDAGLDEAAQAQLFDAFDRKAQTEVDVICAAADNAAAANMIKALIKLNGDAGVIAEARTVLADAPAAVTEAFDTLQFIVDYLQASHPHTPIYIDLAELRGYQYHTGLVYAAYIDGVGHSVANGGRYDGIGRLFGRERPATGFSANVNALLPQIATGDLAGLILAPSLDQVDEELLTTVAALRERGERVVHASSDASKPANCNQALVKENGSWHIKAL